In Micromonospora cremea, the genomic window ATTTGTGAAACAGCCATTCACCTCCGATCACCCCGCCGACGGGCAACCACACCGAACGTCGCAATCGGTCACACCGAGGGTGATGTTCCTCTGTCATAGGCGGCCGGTACCGTCAGCCTCGGGCGGCGGACTGGCGGAGGTGCACGTGGCACGCGGTGGCGTCTTCTGTGTCGAGGGCCAGTGGCACCGAGACCTCAACGAGCGCGGTTCCGTGCTGCCCACCCTCGAGTTGCTGGAACGGCTCGGCAAGATCCGCTTCATCCACAAGGACGCGGCCACCCGAGACGAGCTCTTCTACTTCCTGGACCGCTGGCTACTCAAGCAGTACGCCGACCACCGGGTCGGCTTCTTCGCCATGCACGGCGAGCCGAGCCGACTCTGCCTCACCGACTGGCAGTCCGTGGAGTTGAACGAGGTGGCCGATTTGATGGCCGGCCGCTGCGAGGGGCGCCGGCTCTATTTCGGCAGCTGCTCCGTGCTGCGCGCCTCGGACGCGGTGCTGCGCGAGTTCCTGGAAGTCACCGGAGCCGCGCTGATCTGCGGTTTCACCCGG contains:
- a CDS encoding DUF6642 family protein — protein: MARGGVFCVEGQWHRDLNERGSVLPTLELLERLGKIRFIHKDAATRDELFYFLDRWLLKQYADHRVGFFAMHGEPSRLCLTDWQSVELNEVADLMAGRCEGRRLYFGSCSVLRASDAVLREFLEVTGAALICGFTREVDWVESAAFETVLLDVLANGQRHNAAELRMGSAHWAPLASYLGFRVIYANGRAWRPAGRPRVPAQAVHRSARPG